One window of the Zymoseptoria tritici IPO323 chromosome 12, whole genome shotgun sequence genome contains the following:
- the ACO2 gene encoding aconitate hydratase (cis-aconitase; aconitase, MITOCHONDRIAL) — MLAARRVAVPHGRLATAADQSSTPAASDVASRTPPYPKLLKRLSAVRRILPSRPLTLSEKILFSHLDNPEESLLEGTNNGSDIRSNATLKLKPDRVAMQDASAQMALLQFMSCGMPTTAVPASIHCDHMIVGEKGADLDLPNSIKGNKEVYDFLESAGKRYGIEFWPPGAGIIHQTVLENYAAPGLMMLGTDSHTPNGGGLGAIAIGVGGADAVDALVDAPWELKAPKIRGVRLEGQLSGWATPKDVILALAGKLTVRGGTGYITEYFGPGVATLSCTGMATICNMGAEIGATTSIFPYTSSSHGPYLRSTHRGSIAEQADTIASSPGPHNLLAADSDCEYDDVVTINLSDLEPHINGPFTPDLSTPLSMFKDTVEKNQWPKTFGAGLIGSCTNSSYADMTRCESLVQQASAAGLKPKADFFITPGSEQIRATLARDDTLDTFTEAGGLVLANACGPCIGQWSRTDGVKKGENNAIFSSYNRNFPARNDGNAKTMNFLASPELVTAMSYAGRTDFNPITDSLTTPSGETFKFDPPTGIDLPSAGFASGNPLFRPTPPIPNPEVSVAVSPTSTRLALLEPFEPFPDSDLTGLKVLAKVKGQCTTDTISAAGPWLKYKGHLPNISENTLIGALSADTNEVNSVRDVDGSSHTIPSLASKWKSQGQSWLVVAEHNYGEGSAREHAALQPRYLGGKIILTKSFARIHETNLKKQGVVPLTFADEKDYDLFEGCDEVSTEGLRDVLEGGEGEVVLVLKKRSGETHRVEVKHTMSKDQRGFILAGSALNLLAKKGAQKA, encoded by the exons ATGCTTGCTGCGAGGAGAGTGGCAGTGCCGCATGGCCG CCTCGCAACTGCCGCCGATCAATCCTCCACGCCCGCCGCCAGCGATGTCGCTTCACGCACTCCTCCATACCCAAAACTGCTGAAGCGACTCTCCGCCGTGCGACGAATCCTCCCATCTCGACCCCTGACTCTGTCCGAGAAGatcctcttctcccaccTCGACAACCCTGAAGAATCTCTCCTGGAAGGCACCAACAATGGCTCCGACATTCGCAGCAATGCGACTCTCAAGCTCAAACCCGATCGGGTCGCCATGCAAGATGCGAGTGCACAGATGGCGTTGCTGCAGTTCATGAGCTGTGGAATGCCTACAACGGCCGTACCTGCTTCGATTCACTGCGACCATATGATTGTTGGTGAGAAGGGAGCTGATCTGGACCTACCGAACAGCATCAAGGGAAACAAGGAGGTCTACGACTTTTTGGAGAGTGCTGGAAAGAGATATGGTATTGAGTTCTGGCCGCCGGGTGCGGGTATCATTCATCAGACTGTTTTGGAGAACTACGCAGCTCCGGGCTTGATGATGCTCGGTACGGACAGCCACACACCGAATGGTGGAGGATTGGGTGCCATTGCCATTGGTGTCGGTGGAGCTGATGCCGTCGATGCACTCGTCGATGCTCCGTGGGAGTTGAAGGCGCCAAAGATTCGAGGAGTACGCTTGGAAGGCCAGCTGAGTGGATGGGCGACGCCAAAGGATGTCATTCTTGCCTTGGCAGGGAAGCTGACAGTGCGAGGTGGAACTGGATATATTACCGAGTATTTTGGACCGGGTGTGGCAACCTTGAGCTGCACAGGCATGGCTACGATCTGCAACATGGG CGCCGAAATTGGAGCCACCACATCGATCTTCCCTTACACATCCTCGTCCCACGGTCCCTACCTGCGGTCGACACACCGAGGCTCCATCGCAGAGCAGGCTGATACCATTGCCTCATCTCCCGGTCCCCACAATCTCCTAGCCGCCGACTCCGATTGCGAATACGACGATGTCGTGACGATCAACCTGTCTGATCTCGAGCCACACATCAATGGCCCATTCACTCCAGATCTCTCAACTCCATTGTCCATGTTCAAGGACACCGTGGAGAAGAATCAATGGCCAAAGACCTTCGGCGCTGGATTGATTGGTAGCTGCACAAACAGTTCATACGCTGACATGACTCGTTGCGAATCCCTGGTACAGCAAGCATCGGCCGCCGGACTCAAGCCAAAGGCTGACTTCTTCATCACTCCCGGCTCGGAACAAATTCGTGCTACCCTTGCTCGTGACGACACTCTGGACACATTCACTGAAGCTGGCGGACTGGTCCTCGCGAATGCTTGCGGGCCTTGTATTGGCCAGTGGAGTCGTACCGACGGCGTGAAGAAGGGCGAGAACAACGCCATCTTCAGCTCCTACAACCGCAACTTCCCTGCTCGCAACGATGGCAACGCCAAGACGATGAACTTCCTCGCCTCTCCTGAACTGGTGACTGCCATGTCCTACGCGGGTCGGACTGACTTCAACCCGATTACCGACTCTCTCACTACTCCTAGCGGTGAAACCTTTAAATTCGACCCACCCACTGGCATCGACCTGCCGTCAGCAGGCTTCGCCAGCGGCAACCCACTCTTCCGACCAACACCTCCTATCCCCAACCCTGAAGTCTCAGTCGCCGTCTCTCCCACGAGCACCCGTCTCGCCCTTCTCGAACCCTTTGAACCATTCCCAGACTCAGACCTTACAGGCCTCAAAGTCCTCGCCAAAGTCAAAGGCCAATGCACAACGGacaccatctccgccgcgGGCCCCTGGCTAAAATACAAAGGCCACCTTCCCAACATCTCCGAAAACACGCTCATCGGCGCCCTCTCCGCCGACACCAACGAAGTCAACTCCGTCCGCGACGTCGACGGCAGCTCCCACACCATCCCCTCTCTCGCCTCCAAATGGAAGTCTCAAGGTCAAAGctggctcgtcgtcgccgaaCACAACTACGGCGAGGGCTCCGCGCGCGAACACGCCGCTCTGCAACCGAGGTATTTGGGGGGTAAGATTATCCTGACGAAATCTTTCGCGAGGATTCATGAGACGAATTTGAAGAAGCAGGGGGTTGTGCCGTTGACGTTTGCGGATGAGAAGGATTATGATTTGTTCGAGGGGTGTGATGAGGTTAGTACGGAGGGGTTGAGGGATGTgttggagggtggagagggagaggttgtgttggtgttgaagaagaggagtggGGAGACGCATCGGGTAGAGGTTAAGCATACGATGAGCAAGGATCAGAGGGGGTTTATTTTGGCTGGTAGTGCGCTGAATttgttggcgaagaaggggGCGCAGAAGGCGTAG
- the MgERP1 gene encoding Erp like protein (putative; emp24/gp25L/p24 family/GOLD. Members of this family are implicated in bringing cargo forward from the ER and binding to coat proteins by their cytoplasmic domains.), with the protein MWSLLGLAALLVAPSNALYFYLHAGEEKCFIEELPKDTLVVGHYKGLQWNVQQNAYTSNPQGLPTMGMYIRVEEIFDHDHRVVSQTGSSTGKFTFTAADSGEHRICLTPNNVPQNSGWLFSGREAGGVKLELQLAIGQTSAIESSDKSKLSEVAQRAKDLNARLQDIRREQMFQREREAEFRDQSESVNARVVRWTMIQCVVLGVTCAWQLSYLRAFFIKQKLT; encoded by the exons ATGTGGTCTCTCCTAGGTCTCGCCGCGCTCCTCGTCGCTCCAAGCAATGCGCTCTACTTCTACCTGCACGCCGGCGAAGAGAAGTGCTTCATCGAGGAACTGCCAAAGGACACGCTGGTCGTTG GACATTACAAAGGACTCCAATGGAACGTCCAGCAAAACGCCTATACCTCAAATCCCCAAGGCCTTCCAACAATG GGCATGTACATCCGCGTCGAAGAAATCTTCGACCACGACCACCGCGTCGTCTCGCAAACCGGCTCCTCCACCGGAAAATTCACCTTCACAGCCGCCGACTCGGGCGAACACCGCATCTGCCTGACGCCGAACAACGTGCCCCAAAATTCCGGCTGGCTCTTCAGCGGACGGGAAGCCGGCGGCGTCAAACTCGAATTGCAACTCGCCATCGGCCAGACCTCCGCCATCGAGTCGAGTGACAAGAGCAAGTTGAGCGAGGTCGCACAGCGCGCGAAGGATTTGAATGCGAGACTGCAGGATATTCGCCGGGAGCAGATGTTccagagggagagggaggcggagTTTAGGGATCAGAGTGAGAGTGTGAAtgcgagggtggtgaggtggACGATGATTCAGTGTGTGGTTTTGGGAGTGACGTGCGCGTGGCAGTTGAGCTATTTGAGGGCGTTTTTCATCAAGCAGAAGTTGACGTAG
- a CDS encoding uncharacterized protein (predicted conserved fungal protein (homology with fungal hypothetical protein with unknown function), putative mitochondrial, probably membrane bound (specific mitochondrial membrane, not defned). 519aa, pI 5.82. Predicted glycosyated at Ser and Thr.), producing MPSPLRRPIVLLSSTLFALILLLLLYIPPTHPPPSPPPNSSLPSPSTKYHGPSPTSPPPLTRRRIHHLLPATALNPDACKLLLTSQILTYPPPILIGWGGHGRWNGSSNHLFKFPLFDEYFSTLGPESDEDLVVLLDAYDVWLQLPVEVMIKRYLLAIGKENRRLEREGILDVEAVGGKVRNTVLFGADRLCWPQDPGKQIPCWSSPASLLPEYIMGPSTDRGDLEHAPAVRPRHLNSGTLIGRLADVRDFWNSTYEIVEELRPVSEWKLKNSDQHYLHVLWNLQEEARLGLANGTMVAGGGDGLVNRRREFGVTVDGEGDCFQESLYHEYVTWMRFNHSSLSSSAPGKGGENRRHAEMGRLDRLVLDEDIASSPGPFAADAVTSLLDGRGWEQMPLGMNVLTGTVFPLFHITPLKYLRDLWWGRMWFHPHAEALLLAGRRKWLGEGWREGKDGTGERVVATVEGVEYVAVEGVRGVSDGELAKSRSEEFRKGGVWNDLGEWMAWEDVCGEHEGKVFNP from the coding sequence ATGCCCTCCCCCCTCCGTCGtcccatcgtcctcctctcctccaccctcttcgCTCTAATCCTCCTACTTCTCCTCTACATACCCCCAACCCATccccctccatctccaccacccaactcctccctcccctcccccaGCACCAAATACCACGGCCCCTCCCCCACCTCCCCACCTCCCCTCACCCGCCGACgcatccaccacctcctccccgcCACAGCCCTCAACCCCGACGCCTGCAAACTCCTCCTCACGAGCCAAATCCTCACCTACCCGCCTCCCATCCTCATCGGCTGGGGAGGTCACGGCCGCTGGAATGGTTCTTCTAATCACCTTTTTAAATTCCCGCTTTTCGACGAGTATTTCTCCACCCTCGGACCGGAATCCGACGAGGATTTGGTGGTTTTGTTGGATGCGTATGATGTCTGGCTGCAATTACCGGTGGAGGTGATGATTAAACGATATCTCCTCGCAATCGGGAAGGAGAATCGACGGCTGGAACGGGAAGGGATTCTCGATGTGGAAGCTGTGGGTGGGAAGGTGAGGAATACGGTCCTCTTTGGCGCGGATCGACTTTGTTGGCCACAAGATCCCGGGAAGCAGATTCCATGCTGGTCGTCCCCGGCGTCGCTCTTACCGGAATACATCATGGGTCCGTCGACTGATCGTGGAGATCTGGAGCATGCACCTGCCGTACGACCTCGACATTTGAATTCCGGCACTCTGATTGGAAGACTAGCGGATGTGCGGGACTTTTGGAATTCGACGTATGAGATTGTGGAGGAGTTACGACCGGTTAGTGAGTGGAAGTTGAAGAATAGCGATCAGCATTATTTGCATGTTTTGTGGAATTTACAAGAGGAAGCACGGTTGGGGTTGGCGAATGGGACGATGGTggcgggaggtggagatggattGGTGAACAGGAGGAGGGAGTTTGGGGTTACGGTGGATGGGGAGGGGGATTGTTTTCAGGAGAGTTTGTATCATGAGTATGTGACTTGGATGAGGTTTAATCATTCCTCCTTGTCGTCGTCAGCGCCCGGGAAGGGAGGGGAGAATCGACGACATGCGGAGATGGGACGACTGGATCGATTGGTGCTGGATGAGGATATCGCCTCCTCACCTGGCCCTTTTGCCGCGGATGCGGTGACTTCTCTGCTTGATGGCCGGGGTTGGGAGCAGATGCCGCTGGGCATGAATGTCCTGACGGGCACGGTGTTTCCACTATTTCACATCACGCCGTTGAAGTATCTCCGCGACTTGTGGTGGGGAAGGATGTGGTTCCATCCGCACGCTGAGGCGTTGTTGCTGGCGGGACGGAGGAAGTGGTTGGGTGAAgggtggagggaggggaaAGATGGGACGGGGGAGAGGGTCGTGGCGACGGTGGAGGGGGTGGAGTATGTGGCTGTTGAAGGGGTGAGAGGAGTCAGTGATGGTGAGTTGGCGAAGAGTCGGAGTGAGGAGTTCAGGAAGGGAGGGGTGTGGAATGATTTGGGGGAATGGATGGCTTGGGAGGATGTTTGTGGCGAGCATGAGGGGAAGGTGTTTAATCCGTAG